In the genome of Enterococcus sp. DIV2402, the window AAAATAAATAAGTAATCCTAAAGCAATCGTAATTCCAAAAACAATCCATGTGACTGCACTAAAACGTGTCATTAAAAAAACACAGGAAATCACTGATATAATCGGTAATAAGGGTACAAAAGGGACTTGAAATTCTCCTTTTTTTGGCGAACCTAGTTGTTTACGTAAGCGTAAAATCCCTAAAGACATCATCACCAAACACGCTAATGCGCTAATATTTGTTAACTCTGCCAAAATCGTCAAGGGAAAAGCTGCCGCAAAGAATAAAGCAATTCCGCCTGCTACATAGGTGGCATTTTTAGGTGTTCGACGTTTTTCATCAATCTTTTGTAAAAAGCTAGGTAACAAACCATCTTTGCTGATTGCATAAATCAAACGTGCTAACGAATACAACATCGAAATAGTTACGGTTAATAAGGTTAAAATTGCTCCCACAGAAATAATGGAACCAACCACTCCTTGATTAACATAACGCATCGCAAATGCAACAGGATCACCAATTCCTAATTGTTCAAACGGCACGATTCCGGTTAAAATCATGGTTACGGTGATATACAGCAATGTCGCAATCACAATTGCCCCAATAATCCCTTTAGGAATATCTTTTTGAGGATTTTTTACTTCTTCTGCAGCCATTGAAATGGCATCAAATCCTAAGAAAGCAAAAAATACCAAAGCGGCACCATCCATTATCCCTTTCATTCCATTGGGCATAAAAGGTTGCCAATTAGTAGGATCCACGTAGAAAACACCTACTACAATAAATAAAATGATGATGCCAAATTTCACCCAAACCATCAAATTATTTAATCGTAAGGCTTTTTTCGCTTCCTGAGTTACCCACAAGGTGATAAAGACGACGACTAATGCAGCAATCAAATCAATATAGGTGCCTTCTTGGGGATTGTAGCTGGCAGTTAACGCTTTTGGCAACGAAAGGTTAATACTTCCCAAAAAGCCTTGCAAATAACCAGACCAGCCTGACGCAACCGATGACACAGCTAACATGTATTCGCAAATTAAAAACCAACCTGCCATCCAGGCACTTAATTCTCCAAAAACGACATACATGTAGCCGTATGGTCCACCAGAAATGGGAACTCGTGAGGCAAATTCAGCAAAACATAAACCACTTAATATCACAACGATCGCAGCAACAATAAATGAAACACTTAATGCAGGTCCTGCGTAATTGGCTGACGCTTGTCCTGTTACTACAAAAATGCCGGTACCAATGACTGCGCCAATCCCAAGCATAATCAAATCTTTTAGCGTTAGCTCTTTCGTTAAATAGCTTACGACCTGTTTATTCACTGACTTTTTTCTAAATATCTTCATGTGTCCTCCATCTGTTAAGTTCTTATTACGCTGCCTTTAAATAACCTAACAATAATCCGCCAATGATGACCATGAAACAACCCAGAATCACATAACGGAACTCCTTCTTCGTTTTACTTTCTCCTAAAATAAAAATACCGCCTAATGTCGAGATGATAATTCCCATTTGTGATAAAGAGAAGCCAATTGCTAAACCGATTTGTTGGACGGTCATCAACATACAAATATTACCGATACCCCATAGTAACCCTGAAGCCATATTTTTCCACACGAAAGAATCAATAGTTACTTTTTTAAAGGCAAACATACTGGCACCAACTATCATCCCCATACTTTGAGGGAGAATAATTGCCAATGGATCTAATTCTGCCCACGTAATGATAATCGTGTAGGCACCATATCCAATTGTTGAAAAAATTAAGGCTCTAAATCCTTTACCAAAATCATAGAAACGACCGGTTTTTTCTTTTTCATCATCTTGGCGAGCAGTTAAATACGCACCAAACACTAAGAAGAATAACGCTAAGATTCCAATCGTAAAATCACGGGTTTGTGTCCACTCATGGAAAAAGACAGCTCCTGCTAAAGTGTTCAATGCAAGCTGCATCCCAGTTGACATAGGTAATCCCACCGATACCCCCATGTATTTCATGCCATGGAATTGTCCATTTTGTCCAACAGACCAAAATAGTCCAGATAAGAATCCTATCAAACAAATCCACGGGGTGAT includes:
- a CDS encoding amino acid permease, which encodes MKIFRKKSVNKQVVSYLTKELTLKDLIMLGIGAVIGTGIFVVTGQASANYAGPALSVSFIVAAIVVILSGLCFAEFASRVPISGGPYGYMYVVFGELSAWMAGWFLICEYMLAVSSVASGWSGYLQGFLGSINLSLPKALTASYNPQEGTYIDLIAALVVVFITLWVTQEAKKALRLNNLMVWVKFGIIILFIVVGVFYVDPTNWQPFMPNGMKGIMDGAALVFFAFLGFDAISMAAEEVKNPQKDIPKGIIGAIVIATLLYITVTMILTGIVPFEQLGIGDPVAFAMRYVNQGVVGSIISVGAILTLLTVTISMLYSLARLIYAISKDGLLPSFLQKIDEKRRTPKNATYVAGGIALFFAAAFPLTILAELTNISALACLVMMSLGILRLRKQLGSPKKGEFQVPFVPLLPIISVISCVFLMTRFSAVTWIVFGITIALGLLIYFVYGYQHSHLNKK
- a CDS encoding GRP family sugar transporter: MTILIALVPMLAWGSIGLVSGKIGGDANQQTLGMTIGAFLFSLVLFITLQPTITPWICLIGFLSGLFWSVGQNGQFHGMKYMGVSVGLPMSTGMQLALNTLAGAVFFHEWTQTRDFTIGILALFFLVFGAYLTARQDDEKEKTGRFYDFGKGFRALIFSTIGYGAYTIIITWAELDPLAIILPQSMGMIVGASMFAFKKVTIDSFVWKNMASGLLWGIGNICMLMTVQQIGLAIGFSLSQMGIIISTLGGIFILGESKTKKEFRYVILGCFMVIIGGLLLGYLKAA